The Legionella jordanis genomic sequence CAGGCTTAGCTGATCCAAGCAGCCTTGAAGCCGCGGTTAAAATGGCTGAAGAGATGGCAAGGAATAGAGAGGAAAATAATGCTCATTAGTTTGATAGCGGCTATGGATGAGAGGCGGGGTCTAGGAAAAGAGAACCAATTGTTGTGTCACTTGCCTGCTGATTTGAAACATTTTAAGCATTTAACCATGGCTAAACCCATCATTATGGGTAGAAATACGTTTAATTCAATCGGCAAACCTCTGCCAGGGCGGCGGAATGTTGTTTTAACAAGCCAGGAGTTAAATTTTGAAGGCGTTGAGGTGGTTCATTCTCTAGAGCAGGCCTTTGAGTTAACGAGTGGCGCACCTGAAGTAATGATCATTGGCGGAGCAACCGTATACCAACAAACCTTAGCCCTCGCTTCTAGACTGTATTTGACGGTGATCCATCACCAGTTTAAAGCCGATGTTTTTTTTCCGGAACTGGACAGCAGCTGGGAATGCAGGGAAAAAACATTTAGACCCAAAGATGAAAATAATCTCTACGATATGACCTTCTGCGTGTATGAGCGGACTTAGGGATCATGCAAAAGCACAATCCCCATGCTGGTTAATAGCAGCGTATTAGATTTAAGCCCTCAAGACGGCATTGCCGTCCACATCTTATTTCGTTAAAGCCATTTACAATGCAATTCTCATTGGGTCGACTTGCACAGGCGACGCGTGTTGGCGTTTTAACGCAACCATAACCGCAGGCAATGTGGCCAAAATTATCACTGACGCACTGTTGATCAGGCGATGCGGCGCAAGCAACCGCATTCACTGAGCGAACGCAATTAAAACCGCAAGCCAAATCCCCAAACGGCCCTTCAAGGCATTGCTGAGTCTGTTGGCTAGCATGGCCATGAATATTGGGATTATTCAATTCTGCCCTCGGCCCCTGATAATTTCTTTGTGCATCGGCTTTAGCGAGGATACGATAGTTATCAGTGATAATTTCCTGCCCCGCATAAGAAATGTTGCAATGATTATACCCGGGCCAAGTTTTACCGGGTTGTTGACTGCCTCTGAAATAAGCCTGACAAACGAATAGAGGATTTCCATTCGTATCTCGGCCAACAGTTAATGCCAATCCACCGCGATTTGACCAGTAAACAGGCCCAAACATTCTTTTGTCTGGAACTTCAAATTGATCAACTACATACTCTTTGCCGCCATAAGGTACGTTACAGCGTCCATAGCCAGGCCAAGTTTTACCTGGCTGATTGCTGTTAAATAATCGGCCCATGCATAAAAACAGCGGCCTTCCATTTGTATCGGTGCCAGTTTGAAGAGCACCCCTTAATGGATAGCTACCCGAATCATGATGATGTACGTTGTTGTAAGCAAAGCTAAAATGAGAAAACAAGGCAACTACTAGGGCAAAAACAATACGCATTAGATAAACCTCGATGCTTATGTTAATTAATTGCTCACATGATAGCCCAAGTTTTAGCCATACTGCAATGCTGGCGATTTTAACAGGGTTTAGCTAGTATTATGGCTTAACTAAAGGAAGCGATAATGAATGATTTATCCCGAGGTACAATCCGAATTCAGGGGTTTTCCGATCCTGAAATGGAGTTTCAGCTGTTGCGCCAATTAGGTTCTACTGCGTATGGCGGTGCTTCGGTTGGCGAATGCTTCGCTCTGATCAATGGAATGAAAGCAGCCGACATCCAGGCATGGGTTGCGGGTTTTGAACAATGGGGGCATTTACAACGCCAGGATGCACTAGAAAGAGCTAAAAAAAAGCACAGACAAAGCGCATATGAGCAATTTTTAAAGGCAGCGAATTTTTTCAGGGCAGCCGAATACTACAGTCCTTGCAATCAAGATCACCACCGACAATTGGGCCTCCTCGCACGAGATTGTTTTGAACAAGCCATGCTCAACAGTGACTATCATTTTGAATCACTTACGCTAACGCTGAATGGCGAATTGATACCAGTATATTGCATTTTTCCGAGCCAGGAGAAAAGTAAAAGAAAGACAATCATCATCGTGAGTGGTTTTGATGGTACCTTGGAAGAAGAGTTCTGCATGAGGGGTCTTGCAGGCCTTCAACGCGGATACAATGTGATTTTAATGGCAGGGCCAGGGCAAATGGATACCCTCCGTCTTAATGAACGCAGTTATTTTAAACCCGATTACGAGCATGCCCTCTCATTAGTTGTTCAAAATTTGGCAAATAGAAAGGAGCTCGACTATAATAAGCTCGCGCTTTGTGGAATTAGTTTTGGTGGTTATTTCGCCTCTCGAGCGGCATGCTTCGAGCCAGAAATCAAAGCATTAATTGCAAACTCACCAATCGTTGATCTGTATGCTTACCTGAGTGCTTTCAGCGGTATAGATCCTCTGCGTGATATTCCTGATAATGAGGATTTTTCCGTTGACGATTTGCAGTTTATCCCGGAACAACACATGTCTAGGCAGCTTAAAGCGCAAACTGCAAGTCTTATATTAAGATTTGGACAGAAAACATTTAAAGATACGTTTCGTTATCTGAGGGAGTTTACGGTTGAGAATCTGCTTGAGCGAATTAAGTGTCCAACTTTAGCGATGTTAGGCGAGGGTGAGGGGCAAGAACCTCAGCGCCAAAGTACACAATTTATAGAAAAGACCAACGCCGATGAATACCGTTTTGCTGATTACACGGGGGCAAGCATGCATTGCCAGGTTGGCAATCCCGTTTTGGCTAATGCAATTATGTATGATTGGCTGGATGAACTGTTTAAGTAGAGAAAGATTTTAAAAATAATTAAAAAAGTGTTTGACAAGGAAGTCTGGATGAGTAGAATACGCATCACGCCTTCGGGGCGGGTTCATTAAGAAAAGAGAAGACAAACTGTGTGGGCGCTTTGATAAGAAGTACCGAGTTTTAAAAAAATGAAGCTAGAGTAATCTAGCGCAGGAATTGAACTGAAGAGTTTGATCCTGGCTCAGATTGAACGCTGGCGGCATGCTTAACACATGCAAGTCGAACGGCAGCATGACCTAGCTTGCTAGGTTGATGGCGAGTGGCGAACGGGTGAGTAACGCGTAGGAATATGCCTTAAAGAGGGGGATAACCTGGGGAAACTCAGGCTAATACCGCGTAATTTCTTTGGAAAAAAGCTGGGGACCGTAAGGCCTGGCGCTTTAAGATTAGCCTGCGTCCGATTAGCTAGTTGGTGGGGTAAGGGCCTACCAAGGCGACGATCGGTAGCTGGTCTGAGAGGATGATCAGCCACACTGGGACTGAGACACGGCCCAGACTCCTACGGGAGGCAGCAGTGGGGAATATTGGACAATGGGGGCAACCCTGATCCAGCAATGCCGCG encodes the following:
- a CDS encoding DUF3421 domain-containing protein, encoding MRIVFALVVALFSHFSFAYNNVHHHDSGSYPLRGALQTGTDTNGRPLFLCMGRLFNSNQPGKTWPGYGRCNVPYGGKEYVVDQFEVPDKRMFGPVYWSNRGGLALTVGRDTNGNPLFVCQAYFRGSQQPGKTWPGYNHCNISYAGQEIITDNYRILAKADAQRNYQGPRAELNNPNIHGHASQQTQQCLEGPFGDLACGFNCVRSVNAVACAASPDQQCVSDNFGHIACGYGCVKTPTRVACASRPNENCIVNGFNEIRCGRQCRLEGLNLIRCY
- a CDS encoding dihydrofolate reductase; translated protein: MMLISLIAAMDERRGLGKENQLLCHLPADLKHFKHLTMAKPIIMGRNTFNSIGKPLPGRRNVVLTSQELNFEGVEVVHSLEQAFELTSGAPEVMIIGGATVYQQTLALASRLYLTVIHHQFKADVFFPELDSSWECREKTFRPKDENNLYDMTFCVYERT
- a CDS encoding alpha/beta hydrolase family protein; this translates as MNDLSRGTIRIQGFSDPEMEFQLLRQLGSTAYGGASVGECFALINGMKAADIQAWVAGFEQWGHLQRQDALERAKKKHRQSAYEQFLKAANFFRAAEYYSPCNQDHHRQLGLLARDCFEQAMLNSDYHFESLTLTLNGELIPVYCIFPSQEKSKRKTIIIVSGFDGTLEEEFCMRGLAGLQRGYNVILMAGPGQMDTLRLNERSYFKPDYEHALSLVVQNLANRKELDYNKLALCGISFGGYFASRAACFEPEIKALIANSPIVDLYAYLSAFSGIDPLRDIPDNEDFSVDDLQFIPEQHMSRQLKAQTASLILRFGQKTFKDTFRYLREFTVENLLERIKCPTLAMLGEGEGQEPQRQSTQFIEKTNADEYRFADYTGASMHCQVGNPVLANAIMYDWLDELFK